The Jiangella sp. DSM 45060 genome contains the following window.
ATCGCCTGGCCGGCCGGGACCAACGCCACGCCGAGCGCCGCGAGCAGCGCGATCGGCACGTTGACGTAGAGGCACCAACGCCAGCCGGCATACTCCGTCAGCAGTCCGCCGGCGATCAGCCCGACCGCCGACCCAGCCGCACCCACCGCCGCGAACACGCCGAACGCGCGGCCGCGGTCGCCTCCGGTGAACGTCGTGGCCAGCAGCGACAGCCCGGCCGGAGCGAGCAGTGCGGCGAACGCGCCCTGCAGGGCCCGCGCGCCGAACAACAGTTCTGGCGTGCCTGCGGCGCCGCCAAGCACCGACGCGGCGGCGAAGCCGAGCAGCCCGGTGATGAACGCGCGCCGATGCCCCAGCGCACCGCTCACTCGCCCGCCGATCAGCAACAGCCCGCCGAACGTCAGCGCGTAGGCCGTGATCACCCAGTGCCGGTCGCCGTCCGCCATCCCCAACGACTCCTGCGCCGACGGCAGCGCGATGTTCACGATCGTGCCGTCCAGCACGACCAGCAGCTGCGCCGCACTCACCACCGCCAGCGTCCACCAGTGCCGCCCGGTGACCTGCGTCTTCTCCGTGTCGAGACTCATGACTTCCATCGTGTCGTTGAAGCGAGCCCGGAGACTTTGCGTCGCTTGTCGCCCGGTGAGCAGCACGGATCGCCCGCCCGGCCCTCAACCGGCGGTTCACACCCGGAATCGATCCAGCGGGCGGCCGGTTGGATCGAGCATGGTGACCACCGCAGCACTGCTGGGAATCGCGGCCGTCGCGTTGGGCCTGGTGCTCACCCCGGGGCCGAACATGATCTACCTGGTGTCGCGGTCGGTGACCCAGGGACGCCGTGCGGGTCTCATCTCACTGACCGGCGTCGCGGCCGGGTTCCTCGTCTATCTGCTGGCCGCGGCGGTCGGCATCGCGGCGGTGTTCACGCTGGTTCCGGCGTTGTACACGGCGCTGAAGATCGCCGGCGCGGCGTACCTGCTGTGGCTGGCGTGGAAGGCCATCCGGCCCGGCGGCGACTCGGTGTTCGCGCCGAAGCCGCTGCCGGCCGACCGGCCCCGCCGGCTGTTCGCCATGGGCCTGGTGACGAACCTGCTCAACCCGAAGATCGCCATCCTCTACGTGTCGCTGCTGCCGCAGTTCGTCGACCCCGCGCGCGGCAGTGTGGCGACGCAGAGCGTGCTGCTCGGGCTGACGCAGATCGTCGTCGCGCTGACCGTCAACGCGCTGATCGTGCTGACCGCCGGTTCGCTGGCGTCGTTCCTCGGCTCGCGGCCGCTGTGGCTGCGGGCGCAGCGCTGGGTGATGGGGTCAGTGCTGGCCGGGCTCGCGGTGAAGATGCTCACCGACCGGTCGAGGCCCGTGGCCGCCGCGACCTAGCCCGCTTCGGTAGCGCAGCGCCAGCGGGATCGGCGGAGCGTGTGGCGTCAGGCCAGCCGCCGGTGAACACCGGCGAATCCGCGCGCCGCCTCCGCACGGCAGAACGCGGCCAGTGTCGGCAGCCCGGGTTGTGGTGGCTGCGCGCCACGCCAGGCCTGGCCTCCGGCGAAGGCCAGCAGCAGGTCCGTCACCAC
Protein-coding sequences here:
- a CDS encoding LysE family translocator is translated as MVTTAALLGIAAVALGLVLTPGPNMIYLVSRSVTQGRRAGLISLTGVAAGFLVYLLAAAVGIAAVFTLVPALYTALKIAGAAYLLWLAWKAIRPGGDSVFAPKPLPADRPRRLFAMGLVTNLLNPKIAILYVSLLPQFVDPARGSVATQSVLLGLTQIVVALTVNALIVLTAGSLASFLGSRPLWLRAQRWVMGSVLAGLAVKMLTDRSRPVAAAT